A stretch of Crossiella cryophila DNA encodes these proteins:
- a CDS encoding NYN domain-containing protein yields the protein MFPLPAQTSHDRPEPDPGPSAVDGAPPPEPEVEFDALPEAVRARLAELSAEALGTMPQLDIPQPLRPVARFAPAKRAKLGTGPLLAALRDSAVFRNAVVQWCREHRPSTLELAPGDPVATAAAAVLLADPAAPLHVELVARRSVDAQLRSERDAGVSRIERLEAELARMRAELDEARGAAERVRQEGEAELDRLRKRLREQGVKLRQAKDEAEAARTALTKGHGETEAVVAAITAERDKERERADTERVKAGRALAEAEVARQSAREARQADEVRLGLLVDTLAGAVTGLRRELALGGSGPRPADTVRGATPATGAVGRVEDPAALDRLLALPTVHLVVDGYNVTKTGYPELTLSEQRDRLVHQLAVLAARTGAEVTLVFDGAGVVAVPTSAPRGVRVLFSDPGVLADDVIRALVTAEPEGRPVVVVTSDRAVADSIRRRGAHPVPSAVLLARLGRV from the coding sequence GTGTTCCCGTTGCCCGCGCAGACCAGCCACGACCGGCCGGAACCCGATCCGGGTCCGTCCGCTGTGGACGGTGCGCCGCCGCCGGAGCCCGAGGTGGAGTTCGACGCTCTGCCCGAGGCCGTCCGCGCGCGACTCGCCGAGTTGTCCGCCGAGGCGCTGGGCACCATGCCCCAGCTCGACATCCCGCAGCCACTGCGGCCGGTGGCCCGGTTCGCCCCGGCCAAGCGGGCGAAGCTGGGCACCGGTCCGCTGCTGGCCGCGCTGCGGGATTCGGCGGTCTTCCGCAACGCGGTGGTGCAGTGGTGCCGGGAGCACCGGCCCAGCACCCTGGAGCTGGCCCCCGGTGATCCGGTGGCCACCGCGGCCGCGGCCGTGCTGCTGGCCGATCCGGCCGCGCCACTGCACGTGGAGCTGGTCGCCCGGCGCTCGGTGGACGCCCAGCTGCGCTCCGAACGCGACGCCGGCGTGTCCCGGATCGAGCGCCTGGAGGCCGAACTGGCCAGGATGCGCGCCGAACTGGACGAGGCCAGGGGCGCGGCCGAGCGGGTCCGGCAGGAGGGCGAGGCCGAACTGGACCGGCTGCGCAAACGCCTCCGCGAGCAGGGCGTGAAACTGCGTCAGGCCAAGGACGAGGCCGAGGCGGCCAGGACCGCGCTGACCAAGGGACACGGCGAGACCGAGGCGGTGGTCGCCGCGATCACCGCCGAACGGGACAAGGAACGCGAACGCGCCGACACCGAGCGGGTCAAGGCCGGTCGCGCGCTGGCCGAGGCCGAGGTGGCCAGGCAGTCCGCCAGGGAGGCCCGCCAGGCCGACGAGGTCCGGCTCGGCCTGCTGGTGGACACCCTGGCCGGCGCGGTCACCGGCCTGCGCCGGGAACTCGCCCTCGGCGGCAGTGGGCCGCGGCCGGCCGACACCGTGCGCGGGGCCACCCCGGCCACCGGCGCGGTCGGCCGGGTGGAGGATCCGGCCGCACTGGACCGGCTGCTGGCGCTGCCCACCGTGCACCTGGTGGTGGACGGCTACAACGTCACCAAGACCGGCTACCCCGAGCTGACCCTCTCCGAGCAGCGGGACCGGCTGGTGCACCAGCTCGCGGTGCTGGCCGCGCGCACCGGGGCCGAGGTCACGCTGGTCTTCGACGGCGCCGGCGTGGTCGCGGTGCCCACCTCGGCGCCGCGCGGGGTGCGGGTGCTCTTCAGCGATCCCGGCGTGCTCGCCGACGACGTGATCAGGGCCCTGGTCACCGCCGAGCCGGAGGGTCGCCCGGTGGTCGTGGTGACCTCCGACCGCGCGGTGGCCGATTCCATCCGCCGCCGGGGCGCGCACCCGGTGCCCTCGGCGGTGTTGCTGGCCAGGTTGGGCCGGGTGTGA
- a CDS encoding C40 family peptidase: protein MASHRLKRTMRGALAASAVVVAVGLAPTTPALADPELPANASEAMKQLQEMSKETEKIAESLHEAKDDLNKKNADLEKANKEAEEASKLGALAREQERQLRGDVDKMASADFEGARLNQLSALLMSRSPNEFLDKMALLDMLAGDNKDAIDKLHATIKQAEDAGKRAVDAKDRAQKATDEAKRITTELDKRRAELETRRSKVKAQYDKLTQDERNKLKGPEDNSVINIPGNSGIAGAALEKALSKRGSKYVYGDEGPNTFDCSGLIYWAYRQVGMELPRSSSQQARIGTAVPISAIQPGDLVAYKGHIGISVGNGKMVHAPTTGDVVKIAPLQSGIVAVRRVGVGS from the coding sequence GTGGCGTCGCATCGACTCAAGCGCACGATGCGCGGGGCCCTCGCGGCCTCCGCAGTTGTGGTCGCCGTCGGCCTCGCGCCGACGACCCCCGCGCTGGCCGACCCGGAACTGCCCGCCAACGCCTCCGAGGCGATGAAGCAGCTCCAGGAAATGTCCAAGGAAACCGAGAAGATCGCGGAATCCCTGCACGAGGCCAAGGACGACCTCAACAAGAAGAACGCCGACCTGGAGAAGGCCAACAAGGAGGCCGAGGAAGCCAGCAAGCTCGGCGCCCTGGCCCGCGAGCAGGAACGGCAGCTCCGCGGGGACGTCGACAAGATGGCCTCCGCCGACTTCGAGGGCGCGCGGCTGAACCAGCTCAGCGCGCTGCTGATGTCGCGTTCGCCGAATGAGTTCCTGGACAAGATGGCGTTGCTGGACATGCTCGCTGGCGACAACAAGGACGCCATCGACAAGCTGCACGCCACCATCAAGCAGGCCGAGGACGCCGGCAAGCGCGCGGTGGACGCCAAGGACCGCGCGCAGAAGGCCACTGACGAGGCCAAGCGCATCACCACCGAGCTGGACAAGCGCCGGGCCGAGCTGGAGACCCGCCGGTCCAAGGTGAAGGCGCAGTACGACAAGCTCACCCAGGACGAGCGGAACAAGCTCAAGGGGCCCGAGGACAACTCGGTCATCAACATCCCCGGCAACAGCGGGATCGCGGGCGCGGCGCTGGAGAAGGCGCTGAGCAAGCGTGGCTCGAAGTACGTCTACGGCGACGAGGGTCCCAACACCTTCGACTGCTCCGGCCTGATCTACTGGGCCTACCGGCAGGTCGGCATGGAGCTGCCGCGATCCAGTTCGCAGCAGGCCCGGATCGGCACCGCGGTGCCGATCAGCGCCATCCAGCCGGGCGACCTGGTCGCCTACAAGGGCCACATCGGCATCTCGGTCGGCAACGGCAAGATGGTGCACGCGCCCACCACCGGCGACGTGGTCAAGATCGCCCCGCTGCAGAGCGGCATCGTCGCGGTCCGCCGGGTCGGGGTCGGCTCCTGA
- a CDS encoding basic secretory protein-like protein: MSGVGRYRSWLVAAVAAVLLAGLAVVATPQARDVVDPQPQVTTLDAAGRPVPPEAPATTAEAPRAAAVSELMRRRAEAILRRDETTFLATLDPNADSAFATAQRNLFVNLAGVPLSSWRYHLEPAEALGTSGLTSYAPDAEELFAPRVELSYALGGGDAVATTRPMGYLFARYGDSWYLTSDSALEAQGRRTWRGPWDFGPCLVLTTNSGIVLGHRANQALAQRVAKELDAAVRAVSEVWGREWSQRVVVVLPETTRELQAMVGSEFAVDSIAAVALADRVDHEQQLVEGARIVFNPKTATRLSASALRVVLRHEITHVAARAATVDGAPMWLLEGFADYVGYRGSGIAPTEAAPDLTRRVRAENGQLDLPADADFRSGGQKLDVAYQSSWSLTTHIAERHGEATLVELYRRLARAGQTDTAGQDRMLREVLGVDRARLVAGWREFLRKTYG; encoded by the coding sequence GTGTCCGGGGTTGGCCGGTACAGGAGCTGGCTGGTCGCCGCGGTGGCCGCCGTGCTGCTTGCTGGGCTCGCCGTGGTCGCCACCCCGCAGGCCCGCGATGTGGTCGACCCGCAGCCCCAGGTCACCACGCTGGACGCGGCGGGCCGCCCGGTCCCGCCGGAGGCCCCGGCCACCACCGCGGAGGCCCCGCGCGCCGCGGCCGTGTCCGAGCTGATGCGCCGCCGGGCCGAGGCGATCCTGCGCCGGGACGAGACCACCTTCCTGGCCACCCTGGACCCCAACGCCGACTCGGCCTTCGCCACCGCGCAGCGCAACCTGTTCGTCAACCTGGCCGGCGTGCCGCTGAGCAGCTGGCGCTACCACCTCGAACCGGCCGAGGCCCTCGGCACTTCCGGGCTCACCTCCTACGCCCCCGACGCCGAGGAGCTGTTCGCGCCCAGGGTGGAGCTGAGCTACGCCCTGGGCGGCGGCGACGCGGTGGCCACCACCCGGCCGATGGGCTACCTGTTCGCCCGCTACGGCGACAGCTGGTACCTGACCTCCGACTCCGCGCTGGAGGCCCAGGGCAGGCGCACCTGGCGCGGCCCGTGGGACTTCGGCCCCTGCCTGGTGCTGACCACCAACTCCGGCATCGTGCTGGGCCACCGGGCCAACCAGGCACTGGCCCAGCGGGTGGCCAAGGAGCTGGACGCGGCGGTGCGCGCGGTCAGCGAGGTGTGGGGCCGGGAGTGGTCGCAGCGGGTGGTCGTGGTGCTGCCGGAGACCACCAGGGAACTGCAGGCCATGGTCGGCTCGGAGTTCGCGGTGGACTCCATCGCCGCGGTCGCCCTGGCCGACCGGGTGGACCACGAGCAGCAGCTGGTCGAGGGCGCCCGGATCGTGTTCAACCCCAAGACCGCCACCCGCCTCTCGGCCAGCGCGCTGCGGGTGGTGCTGCGGCACGAGATCACCCACGTGGCCGCCAGGGCCGCCACCGTGGACGGCGCGCCGATGTGGCTGCTGGAGGGCTTCGCCGACTACGTGGGCTACCGCGGGTCGGGCATCGCGCCCACCGAGGCCGCCCCCGACCTGACCCGCCGGGTCCGCGCCGAGAACGGCCAGCTGGACCTGCCAGCCGACGCCGACTTCCGCTCCGGCGGCCAGAAACTGGACGTGGCCTACCAGTCGTCCTGGTCGCTGACCACGCACATCGCCGAACGCCACGGCGAGGCCACGCTGGTGGAGCTGTACCGGCGGCTGGCCAGGGCCGGGCAGACCGACACCGCGGGCCAGGACCGGATGCTGCGCGAGGTGCTGGGCGTGGACCGGGCCAGACTCGTCGCGGGCTGGCGGGAGTTCCTGCGCAAGACCTACGGCTAA
- a CDS encoding glycosyltransferase family 4 protein — protein MRRTLLVTNDFPPRPGGIQAYLHSLATALPADRLVVYAPGWDGPPASAAEFDAAQPFPVVRHASPVLLPEPEVVARAADILRAEGCTSVWFGAAAPLGLLAARLRSAGARRVVACSHGHEVGWSMFPGARWALRRIGAAADVVTCVSRYTRAAIASAFGPLAALEHLPAGVDATYYRPDSVARQEIRRRHNLGSAPVVLCLSRLAPRKGQDTLIHALPRIRARVPGAKLLLVGAGPYRKRLRALAQQSTVDEHVIFAGHIPPSETPAYYAAADVFALPCRNRGFGLDVEGLGLVFLEAAASGLPVVAGDSGGAPETVRDGVTGHVVNPRSVRAVAESVTRLLLDPELAAAMGRAGREWMRRAWRWDAAGARLAGYLDG, from the coding sequence GTGCGCCGCACCCTGTTGGTCACGAACGACTTCCCGCCACGTCCCGGTGGCATCCAGGCGTACCTGCACTCACTGGCCACCGCGTTGCCGGCGGACCGGCTGGTGGTCTACGCACCCGGCTGGGACGGCCCGCCCGCCTCGGCCGCGGAGTTCGACGCCGCCCAGCCGTTCCCGGTGGTGCGGCACGCCTCGCCGGTGCTGCTGCCCGAACCGGAGGTGGTGGCCAGGGCCGCGGACATCCTGCGGGCCGAGGGCTGCACCTCGGTGTGGTTCGGCGCGGCCGCCCCGCTGGGGCTGCTGGCCGCGCGGTTGCGCTCGGCCGGGGCGCGCCGGGTGGTGGCCTGCAGCCACGGGCACGAGGTCGGCTGGTCGATGTTCCCCGGCGCGCGCTGGGCACTGCGCCGGATCGGCGCCGCGGCCGACGTGGTCACCTGCGTGAGCCGCTACACCAGGGCCGCCATCGCCTCCGCCTTCGGCCCGCTGGCCGCCCTGGAACACCTGCCCGCCGGCGTGGACGCCACCTACTACCGGCCGGATTCCGTTGCCCGCCAGGAGATCCGCCGCAGGCACAACCTCGGCAGCGCGCCGGTGGTGCTGTGCCTGTCCCGGCTGGCCCCGCGCAAGGGCCAGGACACCCTGATCCACGCGCTGCCCCGGATCAGGGCCAGGGTGCCCGGCGCCAAACTGCTGCTGGTCGGCGCCGGCCCGTACCGCAAACGCCTGCGTGCCCTCGCCCAACAGTCCACAGTGGACGAACACGTGATCTTCGCGGGCCACATCCCGCCCAGCGAGACCCCCGCCTACTACGCCGCGGCCGACGTCTTCGCCCTGCCCTGCCGCAACCGCGGCTTCGGCCTGGACGTGGAGGGCCTGGGCCTGGTGTTCCTGGAGGCCGCGGCCAGCGGTTTGCCGGTGGTGGCCGGTGATTCCGGCGGTGCGCCGGAGACGGTGCGGGACGGGGTGACCGGGCATGTGGTCAACCCGCGTTCGGTGCGCGCGGTGGCGGAGTCGGTGACCCGGTTGCTGCTGGACCCGGAGCTGGCGGCCGCGATGGGGCGGGCCGGGCGGGAGTGGATGCGGCGGGCCTGGCGCTGGGACGCGGCTGGGGCGCGGCTGGCGGGTTATCTGGACGGGTGA